The proteins below come from a single Necator americanus strain Aroian chromosome V, whole genome shotgun sequence genomic window:
- a CDS encoding hypothetical protein (NECATOR_CHRV.G19311.T1) translates to MEDVTASSASEGGLSVLLSACAPPLSLDEDFGLGWDCIDTKKDVKDEILDDFDSFANSPLSHLGLESESSSPSSFSSLDLDSDPCDNSLSGFSYNEVPSPLLGMPDPTMPAVTMNDSLASAAVPARRPVMVRKRMHECSMVCWLFRTLLTSEYRALPLNAIFEIFEDTNPSSAHGRHWRQSIRHCLMSSAGFVRVLTPNPRKDFLVMNEAGSWWTVHPDCEVACAEEVFRPGLAHRCPPNGGGVVRMKMYQIDDTSEIIYRDNARGKWTNERIYARRRLPYERPRKNSFPLKPSTISLFPPKPHHLASKSLAHLRPSHVNPQRGDHFVIDHEEEVS, encoded by the exons ATGGAAGATGTTACAGCGAGTTCAGCTTCTGAAGGAGGCCTTTCGGTGCTGCTTTCTGCTTGTGCTCCTCCACTTAGTCTCGACGAAGACTTCGGTCTTGGATGGGACTGTATAGATACGAAGAAGGATGTGAAAGATG aaatactcGATGATTTTGACTCATTCGCCAACTCGCCATTGTCTCACCTCGGTCTCGAGTCCGAGTCTTCTTCGCCTTCATCGTTTTCCTCACTGGATTTAGACTCCGATCCCTGTG ACAATTCCCTCTCTGGATTCTCCTATAATGAGGTCCCCTCCCCTCTGCTTGGCATGCCAGATCCGACGATGCCTGCTGTAACAATGAACGACTCGTTAGCGTCGGCGGCAGTTCCCGCCCGAAGACCAGTAATGG tTCGGAAACGAATGCATGAGTGTTCGATGGTTTGCTGGCTTTTTCGCACGTTGTTAACCTCAGAATATCGCGCGTTGCCTTTGAATGCGATATtcgaaattttcgaagatACT AACCCGTCTTCTGCTCATGGTCGTCACTGGCGCCAGTCAATACGACATTGTTTGATGTCTTCTGCTGGATTCGTCAGAGTCCTAACTCCAAAT CCCCGCAAAGATTTCCTTGTCATGAATGAGGCAGGCTCGTGGTGGACGGTGCATCCGGACTGCGAGGTCGCATGTGCTGAGGAAGTGTTTCGTCCAGGTCTTGCTCACCGATGTCCACCAAACGGTGGAGGCGTTGTCAG GATGAAAATGTATCAAATAGACGACACTAGCGAAATAATCTATCGAGACAATGCTCGTGGAAAATGGACTAACGAAAGGATATATGCACGACGTAGATTACCTTACGAAAG ACCGAGGAAGAACTCATTTCCACTGAAGCCGTCGACAATATCGTTGTTTCCTCCAAAACCTCATCACTTAGCTTCAAAATCGTTGGCGCATCTGCGCCCCTCGCATGTGAACCCGCAGCGGGGCGACCATTTTGTAATTGACCACGAAGAAGAG GTTTCTTAA